A portion of the Oncorhynchus gorbuscha isolate QuinsamMale2020 ecotype Even-year linkage group LG19, OgorEven_v1.0, whole genome shotgun sequence genome contains these proteins:
- the LOC124005511 gene encoding spectrin beta chain, non-erythrocytic 4-like isoform X5 — MLMARDTSRDETQKLHKKWLKHQAFMAELSQNKEWLEKIEREGQQLIQEKPELSPVVRRKLGEIRECWQDLESTTQAKARQLFEANRADLLVQSYASLDHRLHQLEGQLCYVDQGQDLTSVNKQLKKLQTMECQMEEWYKEVGELQVAAASIPQQGQVMETVGERQAAVETRIVRLIEPLKERRRILLASKEVHQVGRDLEDEILWVQERLPAATSQEHGSSLQAVQRLMKKNQTLQRELQGHRARVEDVLERANVIASIRSPEADCVRAGLEQLSGLWGLLWAETERRQLVLDAMYQAQQYYFDTAEVEAWLSEQELHMMNEEKGKDEPSTLQLLKKHLVLEQTIEDYAETIGLLSQQCRQLLEMGHPDSEQISKCQSQMDRLYVSLKDLVEERKSRLEQQYWLYQLNHEVDELEQWIAEREVVASSPELGQDFEHVTILQEKFTEFASETGSLGQERVTAVNQMVDELIDYGHAEAATIAEWKDGVNEAWADLLELMETRAQMLAASHQLHKFFTDCREILAQIDDKQRRLPEVRARQGGTANTSTLQRLMHSFEHDIQLLVTQVRQLQESAGQLRTIYAGQKAEAIAGREQEVMHCWKELLTSCEECRVQITTATDKLRFFGVVRDQIMWMDSIISQIGTGDNPSIPHSDITGSGLSGPFRDVSSVEVLMNYHQSLKSEVEARSKSVLQCIEMGKTLLAARNPAAEEIKEKLDKVVAKQYELSEKWDKHWEVLQHMLEVHQFAQEAVVAEAWLTAQEPFINSKELGASVDEVEQLIRRHEAFRKAAATWEERFSSLRRLTTVEKMKAEQSKLPPTPLLGRKVFLDPQETSPARSQGSPLMRRIIYEQAEHRAERPSQEPLPSSVARRLGSTVANYTPIMNGSSGYRSSLEAWAMPVMGGVVGGVVGVAAGLGTTAMEARGVAAGLGTAASEARGLAVELVTPAVEAKGIAASLVTGAATAVEVKASQYLRQPKIKHMDDMVTPMLVACRLEKVREKEVREREQRERERDILLIEPAPVMPVMAEVVLQEMGREGMGRERLNSEPSSRDHRAGSSRSEPQQRDRDRDSRDSRDSHREARLERQHSSEVLMIQARRDELPQEVWRERAERKERKLERQTSSEQEGHGHEGRRKDRHRTERQESSEHDTAKEQSDRRSTEKRSGGQTLFDIVEQLKDREAATARGEVPKVPNGVPEKSSGRPDRPRARDRPKPRRRPRPKDHSAGEATTRRSRSAPEPGMAQSVSPSVLQPPSHTAHHEGFLFRKLDIETMRKSSNSRSWVNLYCVLNKGEIGFYKDAKNTATPYNNEPMLNLGHCHCDVTLGYKKKKNVFTLKTKDGSEFLFHAKDESQDDLKAWTTNINKSIAEHEEIAKWGQPQPTTSSTDEGTRRDGSKADNKSDRGERPERAERSERSDKGETKSDTKRSEKSSKKK; from the exons gAGGGCCAGCAGTTGATCCAGGAGAAGCCCGAGCTGAGCCCGGTGGTGCGGAGGAAGCTGGGGGAGATCCGGGAGTGTTGGCAGGACCTGGAGAGCACCACCCAGGCCAAGGCCCGCCAGCTGTTTGAAGCCAACCGGGCCGATCTGCTGGTGCAGAGCTACGCCAGCCTGGACCATCGGCTGCACCAGCTGGAGGGACAACTGTGCTACGTGGACCAGGGTCAGGACCTGACCAGCGTCAACAAGCAGCTCAAGAAGCTCCAG ACGATGGAGTGTCAGATGGAGGAGTGGTATAAGGAGGTGGGGGAGCTGCAGGTGGCGGCGGCCTCCATCCCCCAGCAGGGCCAGGTCATGGAGACGGTTGGCGAGCGCCAGGCCGCCGTGGAGACGCGCATCGTCCGCCTCATCGAGCCGCTCAAGGAGCGCCGGCGCATCCTTCTGGCCTCCAAGGAGGTTCACCAAGTGGGCCGGGACCTGGAGGACGAGATA CTGTGGGTGCAGGAGCGGCTGCCTGCCGCCACGTCTCAGGAGCACGGCTCCAGTCTCCAGGCTGTGCAGCGCCTCATGAAGAAAAACCAG ACTCTGCAGAGGGAGCTGCAGGGCCATCGGGCGAGGGTGGAGGACGTCCTGGAACGAGCTAATGTCATCGCCTCCATCCGCAGCCCCGAGGCTGACTGTGTGCGGGCGGGCTTGGAGCAGCTCAGCGGGCTGTGGGGTCTGCTGTgggctgagacagagagaagacagctgGTGCTAGATGCCATGTACCAGGCTCAGCAGTACTACTTTGACACGGCCGAGGTGGAGGCCTGGCTCAGCGAACAGGAGCTGCACATGATGAACGAGGAAAAGGGCAAG GATGAGCCCAGCACACTGCAGCTACTGAAGAAGCACCTGGTACTGGAGCAGACGATAGAGGACTACGCTGAGACGATAGGCCTTCTCTCCCAGCAGTGCAGACAGCTACTGGAGATGGGACATCCAGACAG TGAGCAGATCAGTAAGTGTCAGTCTCAGATGGACCGGCTGTACGTGTCTCTGAAGGacctggtggaggagaggaagtctCGTCTGGAGCAGCAGTACTGGCTCTACCAGCTCAACCATGAGGTGGATGAGCTGGAGCAGTGGATCGCTGAGAGGGAGGTGGTGGCCAGCTCGCCAGAACTGGGACAGGACTTTGAACACGTCACG aTCCTGCAGGAGAAGTTTACAGAGTTTGCGTCGGAGACGGGCAGTCTGGGTCAGGAGCGTGTGACGGCGGTTAACCAGATGGTGGATGAGCTGATCGACTACGGCCACGCCGAGGCTGCCACTATCGCTGAGTGGAAGGACGGTGTGAACGAGGCCTGGGCCGACCTCCTGGAGCTCATGGAGACCCGGGCACAGATGCTGGCCGCCTCGCACCAGCTCCACAAGTTCTTCACCGACTGCCGCGAG ATCTTGGCCCAAATCGATGATAAGCAGCGGAGGCTGCCCGAGGTGCGGGCGCGCCAGGGTGGCACCGCCAACACCAGCACCCTGCAGAGGCTCATGCACAGCTTCGAGCACGACATCCAGCTGCTCGTAACTCAG GTGAGGCAGCTCCAGGAGAGTGCGGGTCAGCTCCGGACCATCTACGCCGGGCAGAAGGCTGAGGCGATTGCCGGCCGGGAACAGGAAGTGATGCATTGCTGGAAGGAGCTCTTGACGTCCTGTGAGGAGTGCCGAGTGCAGATCACCACGGCAACAGACAAGCTGCGGTTCTTCGGGGTGGTGCGAGACCAGATCATGTGGATGGACAGCATCATCTCTCAGATCGGCACAGGGGACAATCCAAG CATTCCCCACAGCGATATAACGGGCTCTGGACTCTCTGGTCCTTTCAGGGATGTGTCCTCAGTGGAGGTACTGATGAACTACCACCAGAGCTTGAAGAGCGAGGTGGAGGCGCGCAGTAAGAGTGTGCTGCAGTGCATCGAGATGGGCAAGACGCTGCTGGCCGCGCGcaaccctgctgctgaggag ATCAAGGAGAAGCTGGATAAGGTGGTGGCCAAGCAGTACGAGCTGTCTGAGAAATGGGACAAACACTGGGAGGTCCTGCAGCACA TGCTGGAGGTGCACCAGTTTGCCCAGGAAGCGGTGGTGGCCGAGGCCTGGCTCACGGCCCAGGAGCCCTTCATCAATAGCAAGGAGCTGGGTGCCAGTGTGGACGAGGTGGAGCAACTCATCCGCCGCCACGAGGCCTTCCGCAAGGCCGCCGCCACCTGGGAGGAGCGCTTCAGCTCACTACGACGCCTCACCACG GTGGAGAAGATGAAAGCAGAGCAAAGTAAGCTCCCTCCCACCCCCCTGCTGGGTCGAAAGGTGTTCCTGGACCCCCAGGAGACGTCCCCTGCCCGGAGCCAGGGCTCCCCACTGATGAGACGGATCATTTACGAGCAGGCCGAGCACAGAGCTGAAAGGCCCTCCCAGGAACCCTTGCCCTCCTCCGTGGCCCGCCGCTTGGGATCCACCGTGGCCAACTACACCCCCATCATGAACGGCTCCAGTGGCTACCGCAGCAGCCTGGAGGCCTGGGCCATGCCCGTGATGGGGGGAGTGGTTGGAGGTGTAGTGGGGGTGGCAGCTGGCCTGGGAACAACCGCCATGGAGGCCAGAGGGGTGGCAGCAGGGTTGGGGACTGCCGCCTCGGAAGCCAGAGGGTTGGCAGTAGAATTGGTCACCCCCGCGGTCGAGGCCAAAGGGATAGCTGCAAGCTTGGTGACTGGTGCAGCCACGGCAGTGGAGGTGAAAGCCTCACAGTACCTCCGGCAGCCTAAGATCAAACACATGGACGACATGGTGACGCCCATGCTGGTGGCCTGTAGGctggagaaggtgagagagaaggaggtgagagagagggagcagagagagagggagagagatattttGTTAATAGAGCCAGCGCCGGTGATGCCGGTGATGGCCGAGGTGGTGCTccaggagatggggagggaggggatgggcagggagaggttgaacagtgAGCCCAGCAGCAGAGACCACCGGGCGGGGAGCAGCCGGTCGGAGCCccagcagagagacagggacagagacagtagGGACAGTAGGGACAGTCACAGGGAAGCCAGGCTGGAGCGCCAGCACTCTAGTGAGGTGCTGATGATTCAGGCACGGCGGGATGAGCTGCCCCAGGAGGTGTGGCGGGAACGGGCCGAGCGCAAAGAGAGGAAGCTGGAGAGGCAGACGTCCAGCGAGCAGGAAGGCCACGGACACGAAGGCCGGAGGAAAGACCGCCACCGGACGGAGAGACAAGAGTCCAGTGAACACGACACAGCCAAGGAGCAGTCAGACAGACGTTCTAC GGAGAAAAGGTCAGGCGGCCAGACCTTGTTTGACATAGTGGAGCAGctaaaagacagagaggcagcaACG gccCGAGGGGAGGTCCCTAAAGTGCCGAACGGCGTGCCAGAGAAGTCTTCCGGACGTCCAGACCGGCCGCGAGCACGGGACCGCCCCAAGCCCCGGCGGAGACCCAGGCCCAAGGACCACTCTGCAGGAGAGGCCACCACCCGGCGGTCACGCTCAGCGCCAGAGCCAGGGATGGCCCAGAGTGTGAGCCCCTCAGTCCTCCAGCCGCCCAGCCACACTGCCCACCACGAGGGCTTCCTCTTCCGCAAGCTGGACATCGAGACCATGAGGAAGAGCTCTAACAG CAGATCCTGGGTCAACCTGTACTGTGTGCTGAACAAAGGAGAGATAGGCTTCTATAAGGACGCTAAGAACACCGCCACACCTTACAACAACGAGCCCATGCTCAACCTCGGCCACTGCCACTGCGACGTCACCCTTGGATACAAGAAGAAGAAAAACGTCTTTACGCTTAA AACGAAAGACGGAAGTGAATTTCTGTTCCATGCAAAGGACGAG TCACAGGATGATCTAAAGGCCTGGACCACCAACATCAACAAGAGCATCGCAGAGCATGAGGAGATTGCCAAATGGGGTCAGCCCCAGCCTACTACCTCATCCACGGACGAGGGCACGCGCCGCGACGGCAGCAAGGCCGATAACAAGTCTGACCGGGGGGAAAGGCCGGAGAGGGCCGAGCGCTCTGAGAGGTCGGATAAGGGTGAGACCAAATCGGACACCAAGCGTTCAGAAAAGTCCAGCAAGAAGAAATGA